The DNA region ttaaaattgagtTCCTTAGTTGTATTAGCTGCATTTCATGTGTTCAGTAGacacatgtggccagtggctactTTATGAGACAGTGCAAATCCAGAACAATTCCGCCATCACAGACAGTTCCATGACATAGCAGTGCTCTAGAAAGTGGAGGGGAATTCATTGGAAGTCTGTCCAGGGAGTAGGGAAGTCCTATTGAGAATGGAGAgcaggccgggctcagtggctcaagcctataatcccagcactttgggagccaagatgggtggatcatgaggtcaagacatcgagaccatcccagtcaacataccccatctctactaaaaatacaaaagttagctgggcatggtggcacacacctgtagtcccagctactcgggaggctgaggcaggagagttgcttgaacccaggaggcggaggttgcagtgagccgagatcgagccattgcactccagcctgggtagtaagagcaaaactgtctcaaaaaaaaaaaaaaaaaaagaatggagagcAGAAGGTTCCCCTTACAGGGTTGGAAATGCAGATGTGGCACGCAAGAGATTCAAGGTCCATGTCTTTGCCCTTGCTCTTCCCTTCGTTCACCCAAACGTCCACCTCTTTGCCACTGGTAATCCAGCAGTAACCACAAACTGAATTTCAGTTCTCCCGTAGGACTCAATTCTTTGTTTCAGAAAATATGtggaaaaacattttctgaataaCAAAGCAacttcatatttcattttaactCCATAATCACAGAACTGTGTTACTCTAGGCATATTTTGCAGTGAATGCATTTGTGtactattttctccatttctgtttaTGTTATTTTGCAGGTCGAGTTGGGGATGAGAAAGTACAGAGCTGTTAATTTATAGTTTATTAGTAAGCagtgttctttcatttccttctcgTTATATACTTTGGCTTTTACACTAACCAAAACAGAAGGGTCTTAGAGTTGGGAGTTGGAAGGAGGATGGGAGCTCCTACTATATTTTACTGCCACggtaaaaaataattaacacaaaTCAACTTTTTTTAATAGGTGGGGAACAAAACATAACAGAAGCAGATGGCTTCTATAAAAGGTAAAACTGTGCTCTTCTCTAATAAAGGTCTCTTCCTTCGATGGTCACGGTCAGCCTACAGAAATCAAAGCAAGAATGGGACCTGGGCGCTGGAAAGTAGAACTGAGTAGGCCAAGTTTTAGCTTTGGGGATGTGATTTGTAGATAGTCAGGTTGTGCTGTCCCTGGTTGTCGAGGGTCCTGGAGTGATGTTCAGAATACGTATTAATTGGCATTGCATGAGCCTAGAGCGAGAGCTTGGTTCTGAGCCATGTGGTAGTCAGTGTGGCCTTTACTGGAGCACTCCAGTGGACATCAGCCTGGCAAGGAGGAAGCTCAGCTCTCTATCTACATGTTGACCCAGAACTTGGAGGGGCTCATTATTTAATATAACTTGAAGTGATTGTTTTTGAACTTTTCATTAACAGAGAAATATTTGATCCGGCAGAAAAGTACAAAATGGACCACAGGAGGAGAGGAATTGCTTTAATCTTCAATCATGAGAGATTCCTTTGGCACTTAACACTGCCAGATAGGCGGGGCACCAGCGCGGACAGAGACAATCTTACCCGAAGGTAGTAGTTTTATCTACATAGCAAGATGAGGCAGTTAAGTGATGACacaattttggccaggtgtggtggctcacgctggtaatcccagcactttggaaagccaaggtgggaggatcatttaaggccaggaatttgagaccagtctggacaacagatcgagaccctgtctctataaaaagtaaaaatcaattagctgagcgtggtggcggtggtcccagctactctggaagctgaaggggagaggatggcttgagcccaggatcctGTTCAAGGTTGtgatgagctgtgatcacaccattgcactccagcctgggtgacagagtgagaccttgtctctaaaataaaaaataatttttttccaggcttccaaaagaaaacttaaaaaaaagttcttaattAAAATTCCAGACTCCTAAAAGTAGGAAAAGTTATCTATAACTTGTCAACACTAATGAGATAACAGATCAAGAGTGTTTAAGGATGGGCCTCACTTTGTAGCCTTCCTTAAGAACTTACCTGAGTTATCTTCCTTAGTCTGTTCTATTAAATGTTGACAGGCTTTGCATTTTTACTAACATTTGCATAGTAGATAACAATACTCTAAATTGATTTGGCTATCATTATGATTAAATCCTTTCCTACTATGGTGAATGAAGGGAAAATCAccattgttatatttttcttttctcctaaagAAAGCAAATTTATGTGTCATTAATGTGTGTATAGATTCCGCCAAAGTAAGGGTATTTGATGACTTTGAAAAGTTTATAGGCtaacatttcatttaatatatCACTAGGTTTTCAGATCTAGGATTTGAAGTGAAATGCTTTAACGATCTTAAAGCAGAAGAACTACTGCTCAAAATTCATGAGGGTAGGTAGTTTTGCTATTACGTAGTTCATCTTCCTCTAATGAGATTGAGTCCTTTATCCTCTCTGTAAAGACAGGTACAAGTAATTACTtgtgtgaccaaaaaaaaaaaaaaaagcgtaatTTAGCACAGATTACAGGTtttgggtgtgtgtctgtgtttctgttaGCCAGAACATTTAGAGACCCTTGCAAAGAATTGTGCCTCTAAAGTCTGTATTTAGCATACCACTAGTTACAGTCTATTACTGTAGAAATGAATGAGATGAACCCGTTCAACTGGCAGTAaaagcctaaaatgcaaataCTACATTTTCCCATTAACTCCTTTCAGGCCCCATTTTCTCACTGTTTCCAAGTAGTGTTGGTTTACATACATTAGCTCCTTTAATTCCTACATCATCAATATGTGGTAGGTATTCTAATTATATCCTATATTATAATCATCACTGCATGCCATGGGTATTCAAATCATTTGCCAACCATTACATTTGCATAATTAAACTTCTTCAGAGCTCTTCTTTAAACTGCACATGATTTTAATTTGTCTGCTTACCAGCTTTTCTACTTTGCTCAGCAGCTTTGGAGAACATCAGTCTTAGGTCACTGCACGCGGCCTTGAGTTTACTTTTGGAAGCTCTAAGTGCTGTgatcttctgagacagagtctcgctctgtcccccaggctgaagtgcagtggtgtgatcttggctcgctgcaacctccaactcctgggttcaagcaattctcctgccccagcttcccaagtagctcaccaccatacccagctaatttttgtatttttagtagaaatggggtttcaccatgttggccaggctggtcttgaactcctggcctcaagtgatctacctgctggattacaggcttgagccaccatgcccagccctaaatgTTGTATTCCTATAGTGAAAGTGCAGCAGCTCGTGGGGAGCTGCTGAGCAGCAGTTCCTGGGTCTTTCCAGTCTGCTCTAAGGTCTGCTAATTCAAGGAAATTTTTAGTTTACTGCCAAAGTACTTTGGATCTTAAGTGGGCTTCCCTATCATAATACCTTTATGTTTTTCACATCATTCTGTGTTTTAAAAGGCTAATGAAATTTGGTCAAACTCTATTACTCTGAACTTTAATAAATTTGGATTTCTTAAAAAATCAGATACAGTATGGTATAAATTATCGTTTGATTAGACATTTTAAAGTAAGTTTCATTACaggtattttatacatattagagaataggctgggtgtggtggctcacacctgtaatcccagcactttgggaggccaaggtggtgagatcacctgacatcaggagttcgagaccagcctggccacatagtgaaaccccatctctactaaaaatgcaaaaattagctgggtgtggtggtatgcatctgtaatcccagctacctgaaaggctggggcaggagaatcacctcaactcaggaggcagaagttgcagtgggccaagatcacatcactgcactccagcttacacctgggcaccaagagcaaaactctgtctcaaaaaaagagagacaatattttctcctttccaatCGTGAATGTAACTTTAATATGAGTAAACAGAATTTTTATGTGTAGATAACAGGCTTTTCATTTCTATATTCTCTTTTGGGGCCTTTATAGTGTCAACCTCTAGCCACACAGATGCCGATTGCTTTATGTGTGTCTTCTTGAGCCATGGCGAAGGCAATCACATTTATGCATATGATGCTAAAATTGAAATTCAGACATTAACTGGCTTGTTCAAAGGAGACAAGTGTCGGAGCCTCGTTGGAAAACCCAAGATATTCATCATTCAGGTAAGACTGattacattatcttttttttttttttttttttgagacggagagcATATAAACCAGTGTAGAGAATGGAAGATAAAGCTTTGTAGTCCTATCCTGTCTCATCACTTTCACATTTCCCCCTAAACCAAGATTGTTTCCCCTATGCCAAATTGGTTTTAGGGATAAAGGTATTTTTGGTGAGtatagtggcccatgcctataatcccagcactttgaggggcagaggcaggcagatcacctgaggtcaggaattcaacacccacctggaaacatggtgaaacctcatctctactgaaaatacaaaaattagccaggcatggtggtgggcagctgtaatcccagctacttgggaagctgaggcatgagacttgcttgaacctgggaggcagaggcggcagTAAGCCCAGagtgcaccactgtactcaaggctgggcatcagagcaagactttgtctcagaaaaacaaaacaaaaaaaattttttgcatagATTATTACTTGGCATatcattaaagattttttttttttttttttttgagatggagtctcactctttcacccaggctggactgcaatgtgcaatcttggctcactgcagcctttccACCCccccacctgggttcaagcaattctcccacctcagcctcccaagtagctggaattacaggcacctactatcatgtccagctaatttttgtatttttatagagatggggtttcactatgttggccaggctggtcttgaactcctgacctcagatgatctgcccacctcggcctcccaaattgctgggattacaggcgtgagccattgcacccagacAAAAATTTTGACCATAGTTCGTGTATAGGGtggccataacaaagtaccacagactgtgGGTTTAAACAGCAGGGATTTTTGTCACAGTTCCGGAGGATGGAAGTCTGAGATGAAGGTGTGGggagggttggtttcttctgtgGCCTCCCTTGGCTTGTAGGTGGCCGTCTTGTCCCTGTGCCTTCATATGGTCTTTcttctgtgcatgtctgtgtcccaATTTCTTATGAAGACAACGGGTTATGTTGGATTTGGGTTCACTCATATCATCTCATTTTATCTTAATCACCTCTAAAGGCCctgtcttcaaatacagtcataGTTGAGATATTAGGGCTGGGACttaaacatacaaattttgggggaacacaggTCAGCCTCTAAAAGAAGTCACTTGTGAGGCAGAATTTAATGTTAATTCTGAGTGAGTctaaatttaatgtaaattctGAGTCAGAATTAGTGGATAAACATTTGACACCTCACTTTTTAACGGGCACACAAGGGAAGAGGTGCATCTCCTCAGGTCAGACTGGATGTCATTTTAACTCCTAACAATTTATTGCAGCAGCCAGGCAAGCAAAACAATCTGGAAATACTGACTAAATAGAAATGCTTAGGTAAATACTAGAGCTTTTCAAAGGGAAGGTAATGCAGTGCGCCCTGGGAGTGCCACAAGCTTTTTCCTCTACAGTATACCTTTCAACCAACATAATTTAATGTATACTTGGGGATGCCAATTTGTTCTTATTAGCTAAAAGAAAACGTAAGTAGGGAAACAACTTTGTTGGCATTAAGTTCCCTTTAAACCTGAATGTATTGCTTCTGAAATGCTCAGCATGTGGTTTCTGTTGTAATGAAGGTGTACTGGCTTATACATTCACTGAACACATTAAGCACTAGGAAGGAAACAGTAGGCAAAGAGGTGGTATTTTTTCTCCTTGTCTTGTAGGCATGTCGGGGAAACCAGCACGATGTACCGGTCATTCCTTTGGATGTCGTAGATAATCAGACAGACAAGCTGGACACCAACGTGACTGAGGTGGATGCAGCCTCCGTTTACACACTTCCTGCTGGAGCAGACTTCCTCATGTGTTACTCCGTTGCAGAAGGTGTGTGGTGTTTAAGACAAACATAATTTGCCTCTCTTGTCTAAGGTCCCGTAAGTTTCACCTTTGATTGGTTGggtcaggtcttttttttttttcctggcaactTTCATTTAAATGGGTCAGGTCTTTCTATTAGGACATAGTGATTCCATCCTGAAGCTCACAGACTTATTTCTTTGACCACAGGGCACAGAATGaaaagtgaaaatgtaaaatacctTACAGAAAAAGTATTCTTGAGAGATATTAAGTAAAGCAACAAGTCTAATTGTATTAATATTAGCAGCCTACTATCAGTTACTGAGAGTGGTAGTGCCATTGTGGTAATTGTCatggaaagcttttttttttttggagacaaggtctctgtcgctgaggctagagtgcagtggcatgatcatggctcacctgTAGCCTTGATTTCTCAGGcataagccatcctcccacctcagcttcccagtagctggaactataggcatgtaccatcatgcctggctaatttttaaatttttctttagcgattgggtcttgctatgttgcccaggatggtctcaaactcttaggctcaagtgatcctctggcagtggcctcccaaaatgctgggattacaggcatgagccattgcacccagcatgaaaaatattttttggtttgagagagtctcactgtttcccaggctggagtgcagtagcgcaatcttggcctcccgggttcaggcgtttctcctgtctcagcctccagggcagctgggattacagatgcctgccaccaagcccagctagtttttgtatttttagtagagatgggatttcaccatgttggccaagctggtctcaaactcctgacttcaagtgatctgcctctctcaacctcccaaagtgctgtgattataggcgtgagccaccatgcccgactgaaAACTGTTTTGATAAAGGTTCTTCTTTGCTTTCatagtaaataattttgtttgaCTTCTTTCTAGTAATCTCATGTCTCTCAAAATCATTGTCTCACTATCTTGGGAATTTTTTAGGAAATGCAGGAAATTATGTAGAATTAACCCCATATATTCAAAACTGTATGGAATtactctcttttcctatttgagaagagccaaaaaaaattttaaccataTATATCATGGACATATCTTAGTCTTTTCTAAGGATTTTTAAGAACTTACACTTCTGTaaagtataaatttatttttcattcatagtAATTGAAAGCCAGAAAAttacagcaacattttcctcctcattttttaGGATATTATTCTCACCGGGAAACGATCAATGGCTCATGGTACATTCAAGATTTGTGTGAGATGTTGGGAAAATATGGCTCCTCCTTAGAGTTCACAGAACTCCTCACACTGGTGAACAGGAAAGTTTCTCAGCGCCGCGTGGACTTTTGCAAAGACCCAAGTGCGATTGGGAAGAAGCAGGTTCCTTGCTTTGCCTCAATGCTAACTAAAAAGCTGCATTTCTTTCCAAAGTCTGATTAATAGGGGCGATCTTATCTTAACAGTCTGTATTGAAaatgtctttctcttctttttatataaatatcgTTAGGTTAAGCATATGGTCAGTGAttcaaatgttttaatgtttaatgcCCAACAAAgaactgcctttaaaaaaaaaatagttcatgTTGGCCATGGTGAAAGGGTTTGATATGCAGAAACAAAATCCTCAGGAAATTAGATAAATAATTTACAagcatttgtaatattttttagtAAACTGCAGGAAATCTGGCTGATTTAACTAGTATTTTGTCACATTTTTTATGAAAGTTTTTATAAAGTTGAttgtttttaaaggtttttgAAAGCCAAGAATTAAATCATCcttataaaatatctgaaatgcatattttattacatttttctaacATTCATTTGTGTAATTTATAGTTTTTACTTGGTcatataaatgtttaatatttcatCTACACATGAATTACCACATTTTGTGTATGACTTTaattcctactttttaaaaaatcagcatttCAGAATTGTTATATGGCATTCTGAggatgaaacagaaaaatagtaaTTCTTAGCCACTATAGGCTGAACGTCTGCAAAATGATTCTGTCAGCATCTTCATGTTAAGTTCCAAGAAACAGTCCAACAGTCATCAGACCTGTTCTTCACACACGATGACATTAATAGAATAATAGATGTTACCCTTAAGGTTCAATTCTTATTAATATGATACACAGAATATGAATAATACTGTTTTGTTAATAATCTGCCAGAGGTCGAACAAGGTTAAGTGTTTGGGCTTTGATACCTGAAACTTGTGATTTGCAGATTCAAAAGCCATCATTTATATACACAGTTTCAGTTGAAGCTCAAAAACTGTCAACTATACTTTATGGTTAGTGAACATTTATGCCTTTTgataaatgataaaaagatcTTAAGAttgcatattaaaaaaagaagttaataaCAAGATGATtccataggaggctgaggcagaagggttgtttgagcccaggagtttgatttagcaagacctggtctctaatttttttaaaagatgattccAAATGAAGTCTTAAGAGTGAAAGTGAATGCCAAGCATAGACCCTTTCACCTCCACATGGAGAATCAACATGGGACAAGCTGACAAGGATTTTTGGCTAACAGCAGCCACTGTTGCTTTGATAGACGCATACAAGCCCTTTCTAACATTAGCAAGTCATAAAAATCCACAAAGTAAAAATCTCAGTTGAGAACTTCAAATTTATTAACCAAAAAAACAATTGAACAATCAAATTGAAGTGAACCATGGGACTCAAAAACATCCTAAGTCGCAATATCAATACATAATGGAAAATCCAATGACATTTAAAAACGTAAGATTAATTCTTTTCATTGAGTTCCTCTACTTGCATTTGCAAATAGAGAGAGTGGCGCACCTGTTTCAGGGATTCTTTAGCCTGTCATGGGAAAAAGAAAACGCATGTGGtcagaaagaatgagaaacatACTAACATTACTGCTTGAGAGGAATTCTATAAACTTAACGTCTCCttacagcaataaaaaattaaaactattactGGCAAATggctaaaatactttttttattttttgagatggagtttcattctgtcacccaggcaggagtgtagtggtgccatcttggcccactgcaacctccacctccctggtgcaagtgattctcctgcctttgccacctgagtagctgggaccgtcATGACTGCCtgattttttttgatattttttgtagcgatggagtttcgccatgttccccaggctggtcgtgaactcctggactcaagtgatttgcccaccttggcttcccaaagtgatgggataaatatttcaattttatatatggatctttttaaaagatgagctTAAGTTTACTAATTCatctttatatcttttaaaaaaaatactaggtTATCCCCTTTATAATGGTTTTCCAGttcatattcttaaaaaaaaaatacccttaaCCTACCACTTTACCTTTTTAGCTCTACTTTATTACCTTAATAAAACTTTAACAAGGtgttatatttaaaacttttttttagagatggggggtctcatgtcactctgtcaccaaggctggagtgccatgttgtgatcatagttcactgcagcattgaactcttgggctcaagggatcctcctgcttcagcttcccaagtagctggggctacaagcatTTAGCTACAAGTTGGGGCTACaagcaccacacccagataatttttttaaaaaatctgtagagatgaagtcttctCTCCAACTTGTGGACTCAAGAGGtgctcccaccttggactcccaaatcactgggatcACGCCAGGCTTACCTTCTAAATCTCAAATGCACTGTCCTATATAAATGAGCTGAAAGAATATTCCTTAGTCTTCTCAGATGGGAATACTTAAATATAAGGGAATccacaaagatttttaaagcattatattTTTCCTACAGAAAGattatatgaaataaaacatatttttaaaaaggcttggctggacatggtggctcacacttgtaatcctaacactttgggagcccaagacagGTGCATCaattgaggttaggagtttgagaccaacacaatgaaactccatctctactaaaaatacaaaaaagtagccaggcttggtggcgggcacttgtaatcacagctactcaggaggctgagtcagaagaactgcttcaacccaggaagcggatgttgcagtgagctgagattgtgccactacactccagtctgggtaacaagaagactccatctcaagggaaaaaaaataaaaataaaggctctACAATTTTTAGACTACAaaatttgagtaattttttttatattttagggatGCATACTAAATAAGCATGCATTGAGCAATGGAGGATATTTTTATCAGAACTTTTTTGTTACGAAATtactgataaaaatgaaaaatccagTGATGTGCTGAGAAGTCACCATCTGAACAAAGTTAATGAGTAAGTTGGGAGACCACAGATAACTGCCTGAAAACAGATTGTGAAAAAGTACTTAAGAATATAGACTCCGAAATCAAACTTGTGTTCATACCATGGTTCCTTCACTTTATAGCAGTGTATACCTAAGCGACTTTCAGAAGGAAAAAGATGAAGGGAAGAATACTGTGATTCTTCTATCTTTAGGGAAAGGAAATGTATACATGGCTTAAATTCCTTATCACAGTGTTCACCttcctaaaattctaatttttatttactt from Callithrix jacchus isolate 240 chromosome 3, calJac240_pri, whole genome shotgun sequence includes:
- the CASP6 gene encoding caspase-6 isoform X1 is translated as MVGLRNHHRTYWHLIICEMYLISMRPGCHKDVITLIWSEGGGQNYIGIMPGGEQNITEADGFYKREIFDPAEKYKMDHRRRGIALIFNHERFLWHLTLPDRRGTSADRDNLTRRFSDLGFEVKCFNDLKAEELLLKIHEVSTSSHTDADCFMCVFLSHGEGNHIYAYDAKIEIQTLTGLFKGDKCRSLVGKPKIFIIQACRGNQHDVPVIPLDVVDNQTDKLDTNVTEVDAASVYTLPAGADFLMCYSVAEGYYSHRETINGSWYIQDLCEMLGKYGSSLEFTELLTLVNRKVSQRRVDFCKDPSAIGKKQVPCFASMLTKKLHFFPKSD
- the CASP6 gene encoding caspase-6 isoform X5 — its product is MSTASGLREVRPAEKYKMDHRRRGIALIFNHERFLWHLTLPDRRGTSADRDNLTRRFSDLGFEVKCFNDLKAEELLLKIHEVSTSSHTDADCFMCVFLSHGEGNHIYAYDAKIEIQTLTGLFKGDKCRSLVGKPKIFIIQACRGNQHDVPVIPLDVVDNQTDKLDTNVTEVDAASVYTLPAGADFLMCYSVAEGYYSHRETINGSWYIQDLCEMLGKYGSSLEFTELLTLVNRKVSQRRVDFCKDPSAIGKKQVPCFASMLTKKLHFFPKSD
- the CASP6 gene encoding caspase-6 isoform X8 — protein: MSTASGLREVRPAVSTSSHTDADCFMCVFLSHGEGNHIYAYDAKIEIQTLTGLFKGDKCRSLVGKPKIFIIQACRGNQHDVPVIPLDVVDNQTDKLDTNVTEVDAASVYTLPAGADFLMCYSVAEGYYSHRETINGSWYIQDLCEMLGKYGSSLEFTELLTLVNRKVSQRRVDFCKDPSAIGKKQVPCFASMLTKKLHFFPKSD
- the CASP6 gene encoding caspase-6 isoform X3, whose translation is MEQSEHIQGFWIHFPFLCGEQNITEADGFYKREIFDPAEKYKMDHRRRGIALIFNHERFLWHLTLPDRRGTSADRDNLTRRFSDLGFEVKCFNDLKAEELLLKIHEVSTSSHTDADCFMCVFLSHGEGNHIYAYDAKIEIQTLTGLFKGDKCRSLVGKPKIFIIQACRGNQHDVPVIPLDVVDNQTDKLDTNVTEVDAASVYTLPAGADFLMCYSVAEGYYSHRETINGSWYIQDLCEMLGKYGSSLEFTELLTLVNRKVSQRRVDFCKDPSAIGKKQVPCFASMLTKKLHFFPKSD
- the CASP6 gene encoding caspase-6 isoform X7 — its product is MDHRRRGIALIFNHERFLWHLTLPDRRGTSADRDNLTRRFSDLGFEVKCFNDLKAEELLLKIHEVSTSSHTDADCFMCVFLSHGEGNHIYAYDAKIEIQTLTGLFKGDKCRSLVGKPKIFIIQACRGNQHDVPVIPLDVVDNQTDKLDTNVTEVDAASVYTLPAGADFLMCYSVAEGYYSHRETINGSWYIQDLCEMLGKYGSSLEFTELLTLVNRKVSQRRVDFCKDPSAIGKKQVPCFASMLTKKLHFFPKSD
- the CASP6 gene encoding caspase-6 isoform X2; protein product: MYLISMRPGCHKDVITLIWSEGGGQNYIGIMPGGEQNITEADGFYKREIFDPAEKYKMDHRRRGIALIFNHERFLWHLTLPDRRGTSADRDNLTRRFSDLGFEVKCFNDLKAEELLLKIHEVSTSSHTDADCFMCVFLSHGEGNHIYAYDAKIEIQTLTGLFKGDKCRSLVGKPKIFIIQACRGNQHDVPVIPLDVVDNQTDKLDTNVTEVDAASVYTLPAGADFLMCYSVAEGYYSHRETINGSWYIQDLCEMLGKYGSSLEFTELLTLVNRKVSQRRVDFCKDPSAIGKKQVPCFASMLTKKLHFFPKSD
- the CASP6 gene encoding caspase-6 isoform X4, with product MSTASGLREVRPAGGEQNITEADGFYKREIFDPAEKYKMDHRRRGIALIFNHERFLWHLTLPDRRGTSADRDNLTRRFSDLGFEVKCFNDLKAEELLLKIHEVSTSSHTDADCFMCVFLSHGEGNHIYAYDAKIEIQTLTGLFKGDKCRSLVGKPKIFIIQACRGNQHDVPVIPLDVVDNQTDKLDTNVTEVDAASVYTLPAGADFLMCYSVAEGYYSHRETINGSWYIQDLCEMLGKYGSSLEFTELLTLVNRKVSQRRVDFCKDPSAIGKKQVPCFASMLTKKLHFFPKSD
- the CASP6 gene encoding caspase-6 isoform X6, which codes for MASIKEKYKMDHRRRGIALIFNHERFLWHLTLPDRRGTSADRDNLTRRFSDLGFEVKCFNDLKAEELLLKIHEVSTSSHTDADCFMCVFLSHGEGNHIYAYDAKIEIQTLTGLFKGDKCRSLVGKPKIFIIQACRGNQHDVPVIPLDVVDNQTDKLDTNVTEVDAASVYTLPAGADFLMCYSVAEGYYSHRETINGSWYIQDLCEMLGKYGSSLEFTELLTLVNRKVSQRRVDFCKDPSAIGKKQVPCFASMLTKKLHFFPKSD